The window gaggatataacccttagagtcacccgcccggcggggccgggttacacataaggatcatcacctgaagcctggcaccaagcttgaagacggtgggccaaagatgggcttaagacccggagatggcttaaggcccgtggttacaaccgtcattatgaTAGAACTTGTactgtaaggcaagaatagttgagagtccgagccggacactcttatgagccggccgggactctcagaagctgctgggcgtcaacctctctatataaagggacgacccggcagcggtttagggacaagaaagatctcgccgagagccaggcatagcaattaagctccctggtcatcgaaaccctaatcaataccacgtcaactggacgtaggcttttaccttcaccgtaaggggccgaaccagtataaaccttcgtgttccttgtcccgtttaaccccttcaagcttcctagcggcgatggctccacgactaagtcctagattgaggacatctgccgtgacaattccacgacaggtacGGACCAAAATTAGAAAAGTAGGGGAGCATACTTTTGCAATATTCAAAGGTTTAGGGAAGCAAGTTAGCATAGTGGATGAGAGTATAAAAATGTTACAAGAACAATTGAATCTTGTTGAATCATCTCAGTCAAAAATGGATGACACACAAGCTATGTTGTTAGGAAGAATTTCAGCTGAAAAAGAAATACCGAGGCACAACAAAAAAGCCCACATCCTCCTCATCCTCCTTTATTTATTGGGGATTGGTTAGAAATGCCCTAACCGATCCTCTAAACTTAACTCCCTAAAAAATCATGTGCATCCGAAATCGCCGGCGAAGATACTTCTCCAGATAGGTTGCATCAGGGTTGAAGTAATCTCTCATAATCTTGACATGGCCCTCCGCTCTATCTCGATTGATGTGCATATGGCCGAATTGTGATCTTCCTCTTGGCCACCGCAAATCCTCGTTGAAGATCATGGCAACGACCATTTCCAAGTTGTCATCGTCTTTTTTCTCCTCCTCCGACGAAGAGTCGTCGAAGATCATCTCCCCCAACCTCTTCATCTACGCTACAAATGACTAGGTTCAATTCAATTGCCAAAAGGAAAAATGAGATAAGAAAGCACAAAAGCTCACCTAGGCAATCCATCAAATACTTCAACCCTGATTCGGTGTGTGCTTCTGGCGACGGGATCGACGCGGCGATGGCAGCGATAGAGCTTGATTTCGATAACGATAACAACCGGCGGGCGTCTCGGAATGGGGCAGGAGGGCAACCGAGACATCGGGGTGTTGACGGAGGCAAAGGGTGGTCGCCAGAGGCAACGCCAATGACAATACGGCGTGGGGTGGGGAGGACACATGCGCGGGGTGGGAGGGCAAAACTTTTACTCCAGTGGTGGACAGCCGAGTATATTTGAGAGTCGGGGCGGCTCCAGAGTAAAAGTTCTATTCCTCTACCAGTGATAACGGGTCAGTTAGGTGTGATTTAGAGGAGGAAACCCGATTTTTTTACTGCTCTAACATGTTTCAGGGATTAGAGAACCTATACTTATTAACTACGGTTGCATAACTGTGGCATTTAAAAATTAATACTAGTACACAGCCGGCCGTGAGTGATGGGAAGTGAATGGGAAGTGAATGCTTCTCACACTCAGTCTGTCTGGTGCTTTGTTTATATTACGAGGCCTTGAAAGCAACCTGTCTTATTGAACTTTAAGCTCAAATATTGTACTGTATTGTTTTATTGTAAATCAATTCTTCGTCTGGTTGTTGATGAAACATGTTGAAAGTTCAGGTCTGTTTCTCGAACTTTGAAATGGTGTGGATGCTACATGATTTTAAGAGCTGCCTCGACTTGTTTAGCTGGAGTAGGCAGCTTGATGTGGGTAATGACGGGTTCACATGCCAAGTTTATTTTATTGGGTTGACCCATCAATCTGAGAAGCAATCTCTGTGCAAGAACCTGCAGACTACTTGGCTCCTAAAACTGTCAGGGTGTCACCTGCATGTTTTGACAATAATCCATGATCTGTTGCTTATCAAGGCGCTGTTTCTAGACTTCATTTCAGAAATGATTCTGATCCAACTTATGGACTTCTACTCGGCATTCTTTTAGTTTGAGCATTGTAGGAATGATTCATTTCTTATTATGTGAAGTATAAGCATGAATAGCTTTGCATCAGCACTATATTGAAAAACAGAGCCCAGAGGTGAGATGGCTTAACCTGATATGGTGGCTAACTGTTCGAGAGGCTGGGAGAGGACCTAGCTGCTAGGGCTCGCCAATCATTTGTTGATTCATCCATTCAGGGGAGGCCGTGCCATGGGAGCTGGCCTTCCAGATCCAAGAACAAATATGTATGAGCTTTCGTGCTGAATATGCATACAGTTATGCAGTATGTGCAGTTTGCATGCTCCAAGTTCCGTTCTGTAGTAGTGGTATTTTTCTCTGGTCCAATTATTGGATCTCTTATCTCTATTTGGTCTCTGAACATTCAGGCAGAACATTTGTTGTCCTTCGGAGGTACCAGGAGGTGATTGATGTCGTCTATCTTAGTTCACTCATTTGTTTTTGTTCCTTGGTTTGAAATACTGACATGAATAGCATGCATATTTGTTTGGTGCGTAAAAGATATCTAGGTTCTCAGCATTCATATAATTATATTCTCTTGGCACAGATCATGCGATTTCCCATCATATTCTTCACATCAAGATACAAACATCAAACCAAAATTGATGATATTGTGATCCCTTCTCTATCCGTGTATACTAATAGAAAGGTGATTATGATGCAATGCATCCCTTTATTTAAATTCCTTACCCAACCTacaatatttccttcagtcttaCAGTCTGTTAAATTTGTATCCTAATAAAAATCTTAACACTGTGGAAAACTTtcttttatatttgtttgagaAATTATGTGTCAATTGGTAATCGATCGAGCGTTGAAAATGTCCATTGTCTGCACCTAAACCATTGTGTGTATCTGACACTGGAGCATTCACGCCAATATCAGTTTCGAGTCTGCAAGGTTTGAAAGTACAGTTGCAAAGTAAAAGCCAGCCGAAGCTATAACCGAGCGTGGCAAAGCGCGCCTGTTCTTCTAGTagttaatactccctccgtacttaaatataagtctttggaaagatttcactatgaaccacatacagatgtatgtagatgcattttagagtgtagattcactcattttgcttcgtatgtagtccataatgaaatctctataaagacttatatttaagaacggagggagtagtacacaGCCGGCCGTGAGGCACGAGCAATGCAGTTCATCTCTCCAAATAGTTCCATGGACGATCTAGCTGACCTTGTCGTGTGCACGTACGCAGGAACAGAGGGAAACACAGCCGGCCGTCAGACCGCTCGGATGCCAAGGCTGGTGATCCGGAGAGCGACACGTCCTTACGTCACCATGGCTAAGTAACCCGGGGTGGCCACCGCGCTCATGAACTCCTCGTCGGCGACCAGCCTCGCGAGCGCCTCCGGGGCGAGGCACACCTCCAGCGCCATGCTCCCTTGGCCGCCTCGCCCCTCGTACACCGTCGCCTTCCCGTCCAGCTTGTTGGCCGGGCCGCTGCGGACGGCCACCGGCGCGCCCCAGCCGAAGTCGTTCCCGTACACGTCGAACCTCGGCGAGCTCCCCGTCAGCACCATGGCGCGCGCGGTGGCCACCAGAGCGGGCAGGGACGAGAAGCTGGGTTCCAGGGGCCAGCGCGCGAGCTTCTCCCTCGCGCTCGCCTCCGCAAACGACGCCACGGCCCTGTTAAGGAGCCACGCCGCCCAGGCCAGCCCCCTGCCGAGGATCTCGCCGGCGGGCGATGCCGTGCTCGCGTGCGCCACCACGGCGTTGCCCGCGTACGACGCGCGTATGCCGTCGACGCGGCCACGGCATCCGACGAGGAGGTAGTACGCCATCTTCTGCTCCGGCGCGAGCCGCCGGGCTCGGCACACCGCGCGCCACAGGTGCGCGAGCAGGGCCTGCAGCGAGGAGATTGTGGTGGTGGCGGTGCCGGCCATCTCCGCGTTCGCCTTCGCCTTGAGCTCCTTTACTCTCTCCGCCGGGAAATGGAGAAAGCACTCATGCACCGGCGGGAACTGGGGTACGCGCTTGCCGACCATGTCCTCCACCGTGCCGAAGGGCAGAGGGatggggacggggacggggcAGCTGTCCAGGAACCACTGCCTGTCGAAAACCGGCGACGGCGCCGAGATTACTACATCATCATCAGAGGAGCCACCGACACTCCGGCGGCTTAGCTCGGACCAGGTGTTGATGAAGTGCCAGAAGGTGGTTCCGTCGGCGACGCCGTGGTTGTTGGCGCCGCCTCTCCTCGCAGCGCCGCTCTTCTTCTTCCTGTCGTTGCCTCACACAACTCTCTTGTGgtttctctctatcttcttctctcaagaacacaagaacacacaCACATGGAAGAaactcaaacacacacacacgcatggaCCAAGAAGGAGCACAAATGCTTTGCCATAGGCTCTTCTCCTTGGCGAACACACAGGCTACATATTTTCCTCAGCCCTCTTTTTCATTCACCAAtgcaacatatatatacacaaaGGTTAGGCACTCATGTCATACAGCCCACGGCTCTACCTAGATCCACTACTCCACTAAACTCTTCATGCACTAACCACTAGCTAACACACCGGCCTCTAACTTGACTCGGCTACTCATCCAACATGCACGGCTCAATTAACTAGCCCACTAACCAACTAACTCCATGCATGCCCGCGTACACCGCTCGAGTAGCTCCTTCTCAGCAGCGCACGCCGCGCTTATACGCGCACAACGCGGCCGGCGTCCAACAGATCACCAACGGCCTCTGACTCAACCTTCACCTACACGACGGACACGAGCACGAACTCATGGACCTAGACCTACACGGTGAACGCCAACGCGAGAACAGACTCACGCGTCACCAACACGAATGCTCGCCACGGCGCTGCGTCCCGCATGTCCCGCACGCATCCGAAGAGCCCGACCGCACCAGTGCGCCCCGCACGTCCCACACGCATCCGACGTGCCCGACGAGCCCGACTGCACCAGACGCCGTGGCTTATTCCAACAGTGGTTGAGCGACATGGCGATGAAGACGCCGTCGGCGAGCTCGGTGACCTGCGCGGCCAGCACCGGGCGGGAGCCCGCGACGGCGTCCGCCCCGAGCAGCCCATCGAGCGGGAAGAAGGACCAGACCACGCGCGGGATGTAGAGCGAGGCGGCGACGTCCGCGGCGGTGACGCCGGGCGCCACGGCGTGGACGAACTCGGCGCCTTCGCCGCTGCAGCGGAGCGAGATGGCGAGGCTCTGAGGCTGAGGCGACGTGGCGGCGAGGCGGCCGGCGAAGGGGTAGAAGCGTCCCAGAGCGCGCGCCAAGGACGACGCTACGCGCTCCACGACTCCTCCGGCGGCGATGGCGTTGGGCAGCAGGACGCCCTTCTGGATGTACTCCAGGGTGATCATCCGAAGGTCCCATGGCGTCAGGTGGATGCTCTCCGGCTCCGGCTCAGGCTCAGGCCTCTGCTCTGGCGGCAGCGACGGCCGTATCATGCGCCGGGACACGATCCGGACATCGCCCGTCGATCTTGGTTCAGACATTATAGAGTGTGGCTAACTTGCAGACGGGCAGAGCACATGAGCGCATGCATGGTTGCACGCCCACCTTATCTTCCTTGCAGGCACGTCGTATACGAGCAAGGCTGCCCCTTGCCCACCTTATCTTGTTTTGAAGCAATTGAGCTGATGGTAGAACCAGGGATCCTACCGGACCTGCTCCGTAGGTTGTAGGGGAAGGATGAAGCGGGGCGAGGCGATGAGCGGGCGCGCCGGCGGCTGGGCGCCGTCGCGTCGgagggagatggcggcggcggctagggttagagaCGGCTAGGGTTCCGGCTCCTCTGGGAGCCGGGCAATAGGGATAATAATATTTTTATTGCTTAACTCCAAAAAGAGTCTTGCAGCCTATATTTATAACCTAGATAACTTGCATAAGAATTAACCTAAGATAgaattaacctaagataacttgtGGGTTAAGATTGCCCGGTGGGCCTAGCTAAACCGGCCATAACACTTCTCCCCGCCTGCACAAACAACTCGTCCTCGAGCTGTAAGGTGGGGAAGCGCTTGCGGAACTCCTCGAGGCGATCAACCAGCGTCAAACACCTTCTCGACGGCTGGGGCGGCcaggtcggcggcgacggcgtcctcCGGAATGTAGTATGCAACCTCCAGGTAGAAGAGCCGCGGGCAGGCATGGCCGGGTGTGTAGGGCTCGTCGcagttgaagcacaacccttggcGGCGACGCTCGAGTAGCTCGGCTGAGGTGAGCCGGCGGAACGGGCGCGCCGCGGTCGCGGCGAGGGGTGCCGCAGAAGCCTGCGCAGGCCGACCCTGCGTGGAATCCGGCCCGGGTAGCGACCCAGCGGTCCGGAACGGTGATTCCTGCTGGATGGCCACTGCGCGGCGCTCGAACGTGCGGGCGTAGTACATGGCCGACTGGAGATCCTGGGGTCCCCGAAGCTCCACGTCCACGCGGATGTGATCCGGAAGTCCATCGACAAAGAGGTCGGCCCGCTGCTGCGCCGTCACGCCCGACGCATGGCATGCCAGGGCCTGGAAACGGTCGGCGAAGTCCTGCACCGTGGAGGTGAAGGGAAGGCGGCCGAGCTCCGCCAGGCGGCTCCCGCGAACCGGAGGCTCAAAGCGAAGGAGGCAGAGCTCGCGGAAGCGCTCCCAAGGGGGCATGCTgccctcgtcctgctcgaggTCGTAGTACCAGGTCTGGGCTGCACCGCGGAGGTGGTAGGATGCCAGCCAAGTGCGCTCCGACGCGAGCGTGCGCTGGCCATGGAAAAACTGCTCACATTGGTTGAGCCAGTTAAGCGGGTCCTCCGTGCCGTCATAAGTGGCGAAATCGATCTTGGCGAACCGTGGCGGCGTCTGGGTCGGCGCGCCATGGTCGACCGGCTCGGCGGTGCAGAGCAGTGATGATGACGGCGCCCAGTGAACGGTGGGGAGGCCGTCATAGGCCCCCGCGGAGCCGGACGAGGCCCCAGACTGCAGCGTGGGTACCGGTGGGTCCCCGGCCTCTGTGTAAACTGGCGGTGGCGACGTCCCGGTTAGCAAGGCCGGGATCGGGGATGGTGACAGCGGAAACCGGACCTGCTGGATCGGAAGTCCTCCCGGTGTGGACTGGCCCAGTCCGGAgctgggcggcggcggtgggagctggaccggcgcgggcggcgcggttGGCGCGGCTGGGGCCGGCGCGGGCCAGTGCGGCCACTGCGGCGCTGGGGCGGGCGCGGGAGGCGCCGCGAGAACCGGCGCGGGCCACTGCGGCCAGGACGGCGttgaggcgggcggcggctggagcGACGGATGGGCCCCGGCAATCGCCGCGGGTACCAAGTACCAGGGCAGGTGTAGCAGCGGTGGGGGCCCGCCGGTGTAACCCGCCTGGAACGGCAGCAGGGGCGTCCCGCTTGGGCCCGACGCGTTCTGGATCGGCCAGTGCGTCACCGGGTGGCTGTAGGCGGGGGGCGCAGCCGACGGGGTGGTGTGCGGGCCGGCCAAGTACAGGGAGATGCCCTGGACGGCCGTCACGAGGTCCCGCAGGGTGCTGGTCATCTCCTCCGGCGTGAAGACAGAGGTTGTCAGCGGCGCGGAAGTGACGggggccggcggcgcggaggTGATCAGGGCCGGCGGCCTAGGGGACCCGGCATTGGTCATCGGGGCGGTGGTGATGATGGGCAGCGGCTGCGTGGGTGTTGATGACGACATGATCGAACCCGAGTCTCTACCAAATTGGTAGAACCAGGGATCCTACCGGACCTGCTCCGTAGGTTGTAGGGGAAGGATGAAGCGGGGCAAGGCGATGAGCGGGCGCGCCGGCGGCTGGGCGCCGTCGCGTCGgagggagatggcggcggcggctagggttagagaCGGCTAGGGTTCCGGCTCCTCTGGGAGCCGGGCAATAGGGATAATAATATTTTTATTGCTTAACTCCAAAAAGAGTCTTACAGCCTATATTTATAACCTAGATAACTTGCATAAgaattaacctaagataacttgcataagaattaacctaagataacttgtGGGTTAAGATTGCCCGGTGGGCCTAGCTAAACCGGCCATAACAGCTGAAGATGACATGTACAGTTGAGAATTTTTGCAACAAAATGCGTGTCTTGTTGGATCGCAAGAAAATTTGTGATGCGGAAACTTTGAGCTAGGATTGATTTACATTCCATACGAATCTCCATTTCTAGACGATTCGTAGTAGAGGAGCATTTTCTCTTCTCTCTGCATCCTCACTTCTAATAACACTTTTTACAACCCGCTCGGCCAGAGGATTTAACCGATTTTTTGTAGGAAAAAAAGTACCCAGCAATGATATCATGTGTAGGCTCACATGTCAATGTGTGGTTTGGTCAAACCAAAAGCTCTCAAGAATCGGGAACCTGATATATAAAAATTATTCCCTCTGGATATATGGGGGGAGACCTGAAAGAAGGAACATCACAACAGTTCAGACAAAAGGAGCGACGAAGAAATGAAGTTGCAAAGAGCAAAGGGAAAACCAGCAAACCTGGGATGATCAACGGCGGGAATGTAGGCTTGAGCGACACCGCCAGCAAGGGGATCTGCTGCAAGATGGGAGCAGGGCGACGGGCAGAGCTCGTGCGGAGGAAGAGGAAAACCATGTTTGCTAGTAGAAAACCTCCAGAGAGAAAAGGGGTTGTTGCTGTTGAAAAACAACATGCAGAAGCAATAAGCCGTGCACTGTGTATGCTTGAGCAGATATCCTTGTGGTGTTTTTTTACTTGAACCTAGGCGACAACTTCTGCCAGTAGGAAACAGAACTCACCTGGAGCATCATGCAGCAGGCAACAAATGAGTTGCTGTCGCTAACTTTTTAGATTACTGGTCCAAACGATGAGCAATATAAATGATATTGGCAAGTTAAGGAAAAacattatttgcaaaaaaacAAGTTAACTTCTCCAGATCAAAATGAACAGCTCTACAAATTCTGTAGAAATAGACATCTAGCCAGACACATCTATTGACAAAGTTCATCATCCAGTTAATGTCCAGTGTGTAGGAAAAATGCTAATTGTAGAACATTATAGGTGTATGTATGTAAAACTAAACGTTATATATATAGTGCAAAGAAATATAAgatcgtttagatcactactttagtgatctaaatgatcctatatttctttacagagggagtatatctGATCAACTACATGATCAAAGATAGTGAACAGAGACATTGTTGCAGTGGTAACATTCACACAATTTACAGGCGAATTCCTGATGTGTTTCCGTCTCTATTCGGTCAAGCAAATTGACTTTTTCAGTTACAAAAATCCTTAAAATATTTACAGATTCTAACCTTGGCTCTAGAAAATAAGATGACATACCATGTTGATGTCCATAACAACACATATGCTCTGGAGCTTCTGACAACCAAGGTGTGGATCACCAATAGTCATCACATGAACATACTCCATCCTCTATACAATGAAACCGAACAGTATCTCTTATAACTATTCTTCTTCTTGTTACAAGAGAGATGAGTTTGATAGCAACATGGCAATCATCGCATATCCTGAGATTTTTCATTATGCGGATAGTTGCTCCTTCGGGGCTGTGAATAAGGCCAAACGCAAGGGCCATTTTCTCACTGTGATACATAAGATGCTCTTC is drawn from Aegilops tauschii subsp. strangulata cultivar AL8/78 chromosome 1, Aet v6.0, whole genome shotgun sequence and contains these coding sequences:
- the LOC109781260 gene encoding uncharacterized acetyltransferase At3g50280-like, encoding MSEPRSTGDVRIVSRRMIRPSLPPEQRPEPEPEPESIHLTPWDLRMITLEYIQKGVLLPNAIAAGGVVERVASSLARALGRFYPFAGRLAATSPQPQSLAISLRCSGEGAEFVHAVAPGVTAADVAASLYIPRVVWSFFPLDGLLGADAVAGSRPVLAAQVTELADGVFIAMSLNHCGANNHGVADGTTFWHFINTWSELSRRSVGGSSDDDVVISAPSPVFDRQWFLDSCPVPVPIPLPFGTVEDMVGKRVPQFPPVHECFLHFPAERVKELKAKANAEMAGTATTTISSLQALLAHLWRAVCRARRLAPEQKMAYYLLVGCRGRVDGIRASYAGNAVVAHASTASPAGEILGRGLAWAAWLLNRAVASFAEASAREKLARWPLEPSFSSLPALVATARAMVLTGSSPRFDVYGNDFGWGAPVAVRSGPANKLDGKATVYEGRGGQGSMALEVCLAPEALARLVADEEFMSAVATPGYLAMVT